One Ignavibacteriota bacterium genomic window, ATTCTACGTACATTCTATCAAGGCGTTTTTGATGCAGAGAGCGGGGGATGGTGACGCTCCCGCGGGAAACCATACGTGAATTCTGGGATGAAATACTTGCCAATTTTTGCAGATGTAACAAAATGTGACCTCTAAATGTCGTATTTTTAAGCACTCAGGCCGTTTTCTCCTCTGGCCTGTTTTATGTACTGGTTTCATAGTACACGAAGTCGCCTCCGCGACGTGTACAACCCGTACAATCAAGCACCTTCCAACTATTACCGTGCGATCGCCGCAATCTTTCGTACGAGCAAAACATGAACCTCCCCCCGATTCATCCGCGACTCGCTGTACGATTCAGCTTTTTTCTCGTTTTTTCACTGATTTTATTCCTTCCGCCACCGGTGCTGGCGCAAATCGACACGTCGAAGGTCGGTTGGCGCGACAGGGCGAATGTGTGGACCGAAGAGAACCGCTTCGAAGCGCCTCTGTGGTTTTTCCCTGCCAGCGGTATTCCCGCGGACAACCACGTGATGCCGTTTCGCGCGCGGTTGAACGGATCGACAAACGCGCTGTGGGGCATCAGTCTCATGCACACACAGTTTTCGAACGGAACTCAGACGCATCCGACGTACACGAATCAGACGATGGGATTTGGGTATAATCTGAATCGCGAAGATCTGGGAGAACCGAGTATCGGTCTCCATTTCGAGTCGCAGTTTTACCAGGGGGCGTGGCTCACGGAATTCCATCTGAATTCCACAGGCATCGACGGCACGCCGCATCGCTGGTTGTATTCACTCGGAGACAGGCAGACCGGACACAACCGCCTGATGTCCTGGGAATCGGAGTATTTTGTCTTGAATGGTCCCAAACAACCAGGCCCCTGGCTTGCACTGGACGCGGATAACGACACATCGGGCACCTATGTCGGTGGATCGTTGAAACTGCTCGGGAATTCGTCCCTTCAGCATAACCAGAACAATTACCCGATTTTGTACGGCAAGGGGACGCAGTCGTTCATGCAGCTTCTGATGCTCAATTCCAGCGACGCCCTCGTGCTCGGCAGCATCGGAGCCACAAACGACTATTGGCGGCCCAAGGCGATTGACCTTCAGGCACGCAGCGCCCGCTTCGTGATGGACGGCATGACGCAGAAGTATTCACTTGGCTGTGCGCCCATTGCGACGGACTCGACGCTGCAAGTGGATGGCGGTGCGCGGTTCAACGGCGGTATCCGTCTTCGGTCGAGCTTTGGCGCCGACAGTCTCAGCGCCACAACCAAGGGGTATGTCGATACACGTTTCGCGGCCGCCGCCGCCGGGTCGGAGCAGATCATCAGTGACTCGATTGCCCAGCTTGAAGCGCGGACGCTCGTCGCATTGCGCGACACGCTCGATACAAACTCTCGTCAATACACGCGGCTCTCGCAGCTCAGCGATTCACTCAACACACTTCCGCGCCAGCAGGGAATGACGGCTGCCGCTCTGCGTGATTCCCTCGATGCAAACACGCGGCAGTACACACGGATCTCGCAGCTCAGCGATTCGCTCAACACGCTTCCGCGTCAGCAGGGAATCAGTGTCGCACAGCTCAGCGATTCACTCAACTCACTTCCGCGTCAGCAGGGAATGACGGCTGCCGCTCTGCGCGATTCGCTCGATGCAAACACGCGGCAGTACACACGGATCTCGCAGCTCAGCGATTCACTCAACACGATTCCGCGTCAGCAGGGAATCAGTGTTGCACAGCTCAGCGATTCACTCAACACGCTTCCGCGTCAGCAGGGAATGACAGCCACCGCGCTGCGCGATTCGCTCGATGCAAACACGCGGCAGTACACACGGCTCGCGCAGCTCAGCGATTCGCTCAACACGATTCCGCGCCAGCAGGGAATGACGGCTGCGGCGCTGCGTGATTCCCTCGATGCAAACACGCGGCAGTACACACGGCTCTCGCAGCTCAGCGATTCGCTCAACACGATTCCGCGTCAGCAGGGGATGACGGCTGCGGCTCTGCGTGATTCGCTCGATGCCAACACGCGGCAGTACACACGGCTCGCGCAGCTCAGCGATTCGCTCAACACGATTCCGCGCCAGCAGGGGATCAGTGCTGCACAGCTCAGCGATTCACTCAACACACTTCCGCGTCAGCAGGGAATGACAGCCACCGCGCTACGCGATTCGCTCGATGCAAACACGCGGCAGTACACGCGCCTCTCGCAGCTCAGCGATTCGCTCAACACGCTTCCGCGCCAGCAGGGAATGACAGCCACCGCGCTGCGCGATTCGCTCGATGCAAACACGCGGCAGTACACGCCGCGGGCGGAGTTAGCGGATTCGCTCGATCGCATCCCGCGTCAGGCCGTCACACTCGAGGCGCTGAGCGATTCGCTCGACGCCAATGAACGGCTCACAATACGGCCGACACACGGGCTCATGTCCACCAGCATCGACTGGACGGATGCCGAAGTTTTTGCCGATACCGTGTCGTCGAATACCACGTACACCTTCCCGTCGACGTTGGATGGCAAAACCATCGTTGTTGCGATTACCAGCACCGGCAATTACGCCATCACCTGGCCCTCGGCAGTGCGATGGCCGTACATGCGCGCGCCTGTGCAGACGGCGAATAAAACAGACATCTACACCTTCATCCGCATCGGATCCTCCATCTATGGCACCTATGTCCAGAACTACTGATCCGGCTCGTATGCCCGGTTATAGCGCGATGAGCCGCATCGGCTGGACGTTGTGCGCTGTACTCCTGTTCCTGGCAGAACCGGGGGCGACGGCGTACGCACAACGGATGATGCCATTTTCCATGTGGAAGACTCCGAATGGCGCCCGCAAGGAAGCCGAATTCCTGGCGCAGGCGGATTCGACAGGATCCGCGACTGCCGATGCAGGCGCAGCAGATGAGCAGAACACACCGTTGATCATCGACATCGAAGCGCTGTATCCGACACCATTTGGACCCGCTTCGCCCTCCCGTTCAGCGACTGCAACCATCGTGTTCAGAACACTCGAAGAAACGACCATATCCGTGCGGCTCTACAATGTGCTCGGCCAGCCCCTGGCCGTGGTACACGAGGGGCAGTATTCCGCCGGGTCGCATATGTGTACGTATACTCCCGGATCTGACGTCCAGTCTGGCACATA contains:
- a CDS encoding T9SS type A sorting domain-containing protein, producing MPGYSAMSRIGWTLCAVLLFLAEPGATAYAQRMMPFSMWKTPNGARKEAEFLAQADSTGSATADAGAADEQNTPLIIDIEALYPTPFGPASPSRSATATIVFRTLEETTISVRLYNVLGQPLAVVHEGQYSAGSHMCTYTPGSDVQSGTYFLALTASDRVRWVRILYLK